The DNA segment GCGCAGACGAATAACCTCGTCGGCGCGGGCCTGCAGATCGGCGTTATCGGGGTCGATGCTCAACGCGAAGTCGGCGTTGGCGTTGGTGTATTCGTGGGCGCAATAAACCTGCGTCTGGGTGGGCAGGTCGCGCAGCTTTTTCAGGCTGTTCCACATCTGCGTGGCGGACCCGCCGAACAGCCGCCCGCAACCGAGCGAAAACAACGTATCGCCGACGAACACCGCGTTCTCCGCATCGAAACTATACGCCAGATGGTTTTTGGTGTGGCCCGGCACTTCCATCACCCGGGCCGTGGTTCCGCCCAATTCAATCAGATCGCCGTCCAGCACGCCGTGATCGCACTTGGGGATTTGGCCGAAATCGTGACGGTTGCCGTAAACCACCGACCCGAAGGCCTCGACGATTTCCGGGATACCGTCGGTGTGATCGTAATGGGGGTGAGTTACCAAGATGTGAGAAATCGTCCAGCCGAGCTTATTCGCCGCGTCGATCACCGGTCCTGCGACTGCGGGATCCACGCAAGCGGTTTTCCCGCTCTGCACATCGTGGATCAGATAGACATAGTTGTCGTTCAGGACCGGCACCTGCCGGATATCGAGACCGCTCATGGGATGGTGCGCCTCATTCTGTTCTGTCGTTGCGCTGAAGGTATCATCCCTGAAACGTCTTCGCATCCGTGATTTCACTTTTTGCCCACGCCTTTAGGCCCTAAACTGCCGCCCATGTGGATGGATGCCGTCGATCTTCGAGAATTTTACGCCACGACCACCGGTCGGGTGGCGCGTAGCGTGATCCGCCAAAATCTGCGCCAGATGTGGCCGG comes from the Magnetovibrio sp. genome and includes:
- the gloB gene encoding hydroxyacylglutathione hydrolase; its protein translation is MSGLDIRQVPVLNDNYVYLIHDVQSGKTACVDPAVAGPVIDAANKLGWTISHILVTHPHYDHTDGIPEIVEAFGSVVYGNRHDFGQIPKCDHGVLDGDLIELGGTTARVMEVPGHTKNHLAYSFDAENAVFVGDTLFSLGCGRLFGGSATQMWNSLKKLRDLPTQTQVYCAHEYTNANADFALSIDPDNADLQARADEVIRLREQGRSTVPSTLEQEVRTNPFLRCDIPAFKTMLGMADREAEEVFAEIRSRKDRF